Proteins encoded by one window of Pseudomonas sp. PSKL.D1:
- a CDS encoding CynX/NimT family MFS transporter: MADPITREPPARERELDELLIDAEADDEQVQKPALLQRPWLLLLGLVLVALNLRPALSSMAPVLGQVSESLGLSASQAGLLTTLPVLCLGLFAPLAPVLARRFGSERVILGILLVLALGILVRSTFGAGGVYLGSLMAGASIGIIGVLLPGIVKRDFPQHAGTLTGVYTMALCLGAAMAAGATVPLARHFEGSWAIGLGFWVAPALLAMLVWLPQARQGHGQHKVAYKVRGLWRDPLAWQVTLYMGLQSSLAYIVFGWLPSILIGRGLSPTEAGLVLSGSVIVQLVSSLGAPWLATRGKDQRLAIVVVMLVTLMGLFGCLYAPISGLWGWAVLLGLGQGGTFALALTLIVLRSGDAHVAANLSSMAQGVGYTLASMGPFAVGLVHDLTGGWAAVGWIFAVLGIGGIVFGLGAGRALHVQVNSEKV, encoded by the coding sequence ATGGCTGACCCCATAACCCGTGAACCTCCTGCCCGGGAGCGGGAGCTGGACGAACTTCTGATCGATGCCGAAGCAGATGATGAGCAGGTGCAGAAACCCGCGCTGCTTCAACGCCCCTGGCTTTTGTTGCTGGGGCTGGTACTGGTGGCCTTGAACCTGCGCCCAGCGCTGTCGAGTATGGCGCCAGTGCTGGGGCAGGTGTCTGAAAGCCTGGGGCTTAGTGCATCGCAGGCGGGCTTGTTGACGACATTGCCAGTGCTCTGCCTGGGGCTATTCGCGCCATTGGCCCCGGTATTGGCTCGCCGTTTCGGAAGCGAGCGGGTGATTCTGGGCATTCTGTTGGTGTTGGCCCTGGGTATTTTGGTGCGCAGCACCTTCGGCGCCGGAGGTGTGTATCTCGGCAGCCTGATGGCCGGCGCCAGTATTGGCATCATCGGCGTGCTCTTGCCTGGCATTGTAAAACGAGATTTCCCACAGCATGCCGGCACGTTGACGGGCGTCTACACCATGGCGTTGTGCCTTGGTGCGGCGATGGCAGCCGGTGCAACGGTGCCATTGGCCCGACACTTCGAGGGCAGTTGGGCTATTGGCCTGGGCTTCTGGGTTGCCCCGGCACTGCTGGCCATGTTGGTGTGGTTGCCGCAGGCCCGTCAGGGGCATGGCCAGCATAAAGTTGCCTACAAAGTGCGAGGGCTTTGGCGTGATCCCTTGGCTTGGCAGGTTACCCTCTACATGGGGCTGCAGTCCTCGCTGGCCTACATCGTCTTCGGCTGGTTGCCGTCCATACTGATTGGCCGTGGCCTCAGCCCAACAGAGGCTGGCCTTGTGTTGTCAGGCTCGGTGATCGTGCAATTGGTCAGCTCGCTGGGCGCGCCTTGGCTGGCAACGCGGGGCAAGGATCAACGGCTGGCTATCGTGGTGGTCATGCTGGTGACGCTAATGGGCCTGTTCGGCTGCCTCTATGCGCCGATTTCCGGATTATGGGGGTGGGCAGTGCTGCTTGGCTTGGGGCAGGGCGGCACTTTTGCCTTGGCGTTGACGTTGATTGTCTTGCGTTCAGGGGACGCACACGTGGCGGCAAATCTGTCGAGCATGGCTCAAGGGGTAGGTTACACCCTGGCGTCGATGGGGCCGTTCGCGGTTGGGCTGGTACACGATCTGACCGGTGGCTGGGCAGCGGTTGGGTGGATTTTTGCTGTGCTGGGCATCGGTGGCATCGTTTTCGGCTTGGGTGCCGGGCGTGCGCTGCATGTGCAGGTAAACAGCGAAAAGGTTTGA
- a CDS encoding FadR/GntR family transcriptional regulator: protein MSSELPRRSLVELAVERMRERILQGHWRVGERLPTEPVLAVEMGISRNTVREAMRVLAFSGLVEVRQGDGSYLRTSQDPLQAVQAMSRCTLEQARETRHILETEAIGLAALRRTDADLNALRDALHASAGHFHGDINAYVACDLVFHQRLIDSAHNPALSELYRYFSGVVAAALQHNMTTVPRCQATFDLHGQIVDAIEQRDAEQAKRLSRTLIES, encoded by the coding sequence ATGAGCAGCGAGTTACCTCGGCGTTCTCTGGTAGAGCTGGCTGTCGAGCGCATGCGTGAACGCATTCTGCAAGGGCACTGGCGAGTAGGGGAGCGATTGCCGACCGAGCCTGTACTGGCAGTGGAAATGGGCATCAGCCGTAACACCGTGCGTGAAGCCATGCGCGTGCTGGCGTTCAGTGGGCTGGTGGAGGTCCGTCAGGGCGACGGTAGTTATCTGCGCACTTCACAAGACCCGCTACAGGCTGTGCAGGCCATGTCGCGATGCACACTGGAGCAGGCTCGGGAGACGCGTCATATTCTGGAAACCGAAGCCATCGGCCTGGCGGCACTGCGTCGGACCGACGCCGACCTGAATGCGCTGCGGGATGCATTGCACGCCAGTGCGGGGCATTTTCATGGCGATATCAATGCCTATGTCGCTTGCGACCTGGTGTTTCACCAGCGGCTGATCGACTCCGCACACAACCCTGCGCTCAGTGAGTTGTACCGTTATTTCTCCGGTGTGGTCGCAGCGGCATTGCAGCACAACATGACCACGGTGCCCCGTTGCCAGGCGACGTTCGATTTGCACGGGCAGATCGTGGATGCCATCGAGCAACGTGACGCGGAGCAGGCCAAGCGCCTGAGCCGCACCCTTATTGAATCCTGA
- a CDS encoding HU family DNA-binding protein gives MALTKDQLIADIAESIAQPKTTAKNALEQLGQIVADQLENGAEITLPGIGKLKVSERPARTGRNPSTGAAIEIAAKKVVKFVPAKVLTDAINK, from the coding sequence ATGGCATTGACCAAAGACCAACTGATTGCCGACATCGCCGAATCGATCGCGCAGCCGAAAACCACCGCCAAAAACGCTCTGGAGCAACTGGGCCAGATCGTTGCAGACCAACTGGAAAACGGCGCTGAAATCACCCTGCCAGGCATCGGCAAACTGAAAGTCTCCGAGCGTCCTGCCCGTACCGGCCGCAACCCTTCGACTGGCGCTGCCATCGAAATCGCTGCCAAGAAAGTCGTCAAGTTCGTTCCAGCCAAAGTGCTGACCGACGCTATCAACAAGTAA
- a CDS encoding leucyl aminopeptidase — translation MELVVKSVAAASVKTATLVVPVGEGRKLGAVAKAVDQATDGAISAVLKRGDLAGKAGQTLLLQSLPGLKAERVLLVGSGKDEALGDRAWRKLVASVVGVLKGLGGSDAVFALDDIAVNNRDAHYGKYRLLAETLLDGQYVFDRFKSQKAEPRALKKVTLLAEKAGAAEVERAVKHATAITNGMAFTRDLGNLPPNLCHPSYLAEQAKELGKAHKGLKVEVLDEKKIKDLGMGAFYAVGQGSDQPPRLIVLNYQGAKKSDKPYVLVGKGITFDTGGISLKPGAGMDEMKYDMCGAASVFGTLRAVLELQLPINLVCLLACAENMPSGGATRPGDIVTTMSGQTVEILNTDAEGRLVLCDTLTYAERFKPQAVIDIATLTGACIVALGSHTSGLMGNNDELVGQLLDAGKRADDRAWQLPLFDEYQEQLDSPFADMGNIGGPKAGTITAGCFLSRFAKAYNWAHMDIAGTAWISGGKDKGATGRPVPLLTQYLLDRAGA, via the coding sequence ATGGAACTGGTTGTAAAAAGCGTAGCTGCTGCATCCGTAAAAACCGCCACCCTGGTCGTACCGGTCGGTGAAGGGCGCAAGCTCGGCGCCGTTGCCAAAGCCGTAGACCAGGCCACCGACGGCGCCATCAGTGCCGTACTCAAGCGTGGTGACCTGGCCGGCAAGGCTGGCCAGACCCTGCTGCTGCAGAGCTTGCCGGGCCTGAAGGCCGAGCGCGTGCTGCTGGTGGGCAGCGGCAAGGACGAAGCCCTTGGCGACCGCGCCTGGCGCAAGCTGGTGGCCAGCGTGGTCGGTGTGCTCAAGGGCCTTGGCGGCAGCGATGCCGTGTTTGCCCTGGACGACATCGCGGTCAACAACCGCGACGCCCACTACGGCAAGTACCGCCTGCTGGCCGAAACCCTGCTCGACGGCCAGTACGTGTTCGACCGCTTCAAGAGCCAGAAGGCCGAACCTCGCGCGCTGAAAAAAGTCACCCTGCTGGCTGAAAAGGCCGGCGCCGCCGAGGTGGAGCGTGCCGTCAAGCATGCCACCGCGATCACCAACGGGATGGCTTTCACCCGCGACCTGGGCAACCTGCCGCCCAACCTGTGCCACCCAAGCTACCTGGCCGAGCAGGCCAAGGAACTGGGCAAGGCTCACAAGGGGCTGAAGGTCGAAGTGCTGGACGAAAAGAAGATCAAGGACCTGGGCATGGGCGCGTTCTACGCCGTGGGCCAGGGCAGCGATCAGCCACCTCGCCTGATCGTGCTCAACTATCAAGGCGCCAAGAAGAGCGACAAGCCGTACGTGCTGGTCGGCAAGGGCATCACCTTCGATACCGGCGGCATCAGCCTCAAGCCCGGCGCCGGCATGGATGAAATGAAATACGACATGTGCGGCGCCGCCAGCGTGTTCGGCACCCTGCGCGCCGTACTCGAACTGCAGTTGCCGATCAACCTGGTGTGCCTGTTGGCCTGTGCCGAGAACATGCCAAGCGGCGGCGCCACCCGCCCGGGCGACATCGTCACCACCATGAGCGGCCAGACCGTCGAAATCCTCAACACCGACGCCGAAGGCCGCCTGGTGCTGTGCGACACGCTGACCTACGCCGAGCGCTTCAAGCCCCAGGCCGTCATCGACATCGCCACCCTGACCGGTGCCTGCATCGTGGCCCTTGGCAGCCATACGTCGGGCCTGATGGGCAACAACGACGAACTGGTCGGCCAACTGCTCGACGCCGGCAAGCGTGCCGACGACCGCGCCTGGCAACTGCCGTTGTTCGATGAGTATCAAGAACAACTGGACAGCCCGTTCGCCGACATGGGCAACATTGGCGGCCCGAAAGCCGGCACCATCACCGCCGGTTGCTTCCTGTCGCGCTTCGCCAAGGCCTACAACTGGGCGCACATGGACATCGCCGGCACTGCCTGGATCAGCGGCGGCAAGGACAAAGGCGCCACCGGCCGCCCTGTCCCGCTGCTGACTCAGTACCTGCTGGACCGCGCTGGCGCCTGA
- a CDS encoding DNA polymerase III subunit chi has protein sequence MDKPSLPDSAHLLDDLESIRQLLGDADLQPPLLTETVEQIPLLLDEPAGNPPAPAPVVEEDPQTRRQDTLLHLESELRAAAQMIMQDVINDFTPHIETEIKRRLDARIERLIKRSE, from the coding sequence ATGGACAAGCCTTCCCTACCCGATTCCGCCCATTTGCTCGACGACCTGGAGTCCATTCGCCAGTTGTTGGGCGATGCCGACCTTCAACCGCCGCTACTGACCGAAACGGTCGAGCAGATACCCCTGTTGCTGGATGAGCCTGCAGGCAACCCGCCAGCACCGGCCCCGGTCGTCGAAGAAGACCCGCAGACCCGCCGCCAGGACACCCTGCTGCACCTGGAAAGCGAGCTGCGTGCCGCGGCCCAGATGATCATGCAGGACGTGATCAACGACTTCACCCCGCACATCGAAACCGAGATCAAACGCCGCCTGGATGCGCGGATCGAGCGGTTGATCAAGCGGTCGGAGTAA
- a CDS encoding valine--tRNA ligase: MDKTYQPHAIETSWYNTWESENYFAPQGAGESYTIMIPPPNVTGSLHMGHGFNNAIMDALIRFRRMQGRDTLWQPGTDHAGIATQMLVERQLEAKGQNRHDLGREAFLDKVWEWKEQSGGNISRQIRRLGSSVDWSRERFTMDDGLSEAVKEAFVRLHEDGLIYRGKRLVNWDTKLHTAISDLEVENHDEKGHLWNLRYPLADGAKTAEGKDHLVVATTRPETLLGDAAVAVNPNDERYQALIGKFVELPLVGRRIPIIADDYCDPEFGTGCVKITPAHDFNDYEVGKRHNLPLLNIFDKNALVLSAAQAFNLDGSVNEQFDTSLPAQYAGLDRFVARKQIVADLDAQGLLVSIDDHALKVPKGDRSGTVIEPWLTDQWYVSTKPLAEPAIAAVEDGRIQFVPKQYENMYFSWMRDIQDWCISRQLWWGHRIPAWYDEAGQVYVGRNEEEVRAKHNLGADVVLRQDDDVLDTWFSSGLWTFSTLGWPEQTEFLKKFHSTDVLVTGFDIIFFWVARMIMLTMHLIKNEDGTPQVPFKTVYVHGLVRDGQGQKMSKSKGNVLDPLDIVDGITLDALLEKRTSGMMQPKLAEKIAKQTMAEFPEGIASYGTDALRFTFCSLASTGRDIKFDMGRVEGYRNFCNKIWNAARYVLDKGEDCGQNGEAYELSLADRWIISQLQRTEAEVTRQLEQFRFDLASQALYEFIWNQYCDWYLELSKPVLWDENAPVERARGTRRTLVRVLEVALRLAHPFMPFITEEIWQRIAPLAGIEGKTIMLQPWPVANEARIDAGAEGDIEWLKELMVGLRNIRAEMNIGPGKPLPLFLKNANADDQRRLQENEALLKKLAKVESFTVLGEADEAPLSATALVGDLQVLVPMAGLIDKDAELARLNKEIQRLQGEVARVGGKLSNAAFVDKAPPAVIEKERAKLAESEQALANFTEQHARIAAL, encoded by the coding sequence ATGGATAAGACCTACCAGCCGCACGCCATCGAAACTTCCTGGTACAACACCTGGGAGTCCGAAAACTATTTCGCTCCACAAGGTGCAGGTGAGTCCTACACCATCATGATCCCGCCACCGAACGTGACGGGCAGCCTGCACATGGGCCACGGCTTCAACAACGCGATCATGGACGCCCTGATCCGTTTCCGCCGCATGCAAGGCCGCGACACCCTGTGGCAGCCAGGCACCGACCACGCCGGTATCGCCACCCAGATGCTGGTCGAGCGCCAGCTCGAAGCCAAAGGCCAGAACCGCCACGACCTGGGCCGTGAAGCCTTCCTCGACAAAGTCTGGGAATGGAAAGAGCAGTCCGGCGGCAACATCAGCCGTCAAATTCGCCGCCTGGGTTCGTCCGTAGACTGGAGCCGCGAACGCTTCACCATGGACGACGGCCTGTCCGAAGCGGTGAAAGAAGCCTTTGTGCGCCTGCACGAGGACGGCCTGATCTACCGCGGCAAGCGCCTGGTCAACTGGGACACCAAGCTGCACACGGCCATCTCCGACCTCGAAGTGGAAAACCACGACGAGAAAGGCCACCTGTGGAACCTGCGCTACCCGCTGGCCGACGGCGCGAAAACCGCCGAAGGCAAAGACCACCTGGTCGTCGCCACCACCCGCCCGGAAACCCTGCTGGGTGACGCCGCCGTTGCCGTCAACCCGAACGACGAGCGCTACCAGGCCCTGATCGGCAAGTTTGTCGAGCTGCCGCTGGTCGGCCGCCGCATCCCGATCATCGCCGACGACTACTGCGACCCGGAATTCGGCACTGGCTGCGTGAAGATCACCCCGGCCCACGACTTCAACGACTATGAAGTCGGCAAGCGCCACAACCTGCCACTGCTGAACATCTTCGACAAGAATGCCCTGGTGCTGTCCGCCGCCCAGGCTTTCAACCTCGACGGCAGCGTCAACGAACAGTTCGACACCTCGCTGCCTGCCCAGTACGCCGGCCTCGACCGCTTCGTTGCGCGCAAGCAGATCGTTGCCGACCTGGACGCACAAGGCCTGCTGGTAAGCATCGACGACCACGCCCTGAAAGTGCCGAAGGGCGACCGTTCGGGCACCGTCATTGAGCCGTGGCTGACCGACCAGTGGTATGTCTCCACCAAGCCGCTGGCAGAGCCGGCCATTGCCGCCGTGGAAGACGGCCGCATCCAGTTCGTGCCCAAGCAGTACGAGAACATGTACTTCTCCTGGATGCGCGACATTCAGGACTGGTGCATCAGCCGCCAGCTGTGGTGGGGCCACCGCATCCCGGCGTGGTACGACGAGGCCGGCCAGGTCTATGTCGGCCGCAACGAGGAAGAAGTCCGCGCCAAGCACAACCTGGGTGCCGACGTAGTCCTGCGCCAGGATGACGACGTGCTCGACACCTGGTTCAGCTCAGGCCTGTGGACCTTCTCCACCTTGGGCTGGCCGGAGCAGACCGAGTTCCTGAAGAAATTCCACTCCACCGATGTGCTGGTGACCGGCTTCGACATCATCTTCTTCTGGGTTGCGCGCATGATCATGCTGACCATGCACCTGATCAAGAACGAGGATGGCACCCCGCAGGTGCCGTTCAAGACCGTGTACGTGCACGGCCTGGTGCGCGATGGCCAGGGCCAGAAAATGTCCAAGTCCAAGGGCAACGTCCTGGACCCGCTGGACATCGTCGACGGCATCACCCTCGACGCCCTGCTGGAAAAGCGCACCAGCGGCATGATGCAGCCAAAACTGGCCGAGAAGATCGCCAAGCAGACCATGGCCGAATTCCCGGAGGGCATCGCCAGCTATGGCACCGACGCCCTGCGCTTCACCTTCTGCTCGCTGGCGTCCACTGGCCGCGACATCAAGTTCGACATGGGCCGCGTCGAAGGCTACCGCAACTTCTGCAACAAGATCTGGAACGCCGCCCGTTACGTGCTGGACAAGGGTGAAGACTGCGGCCAGAACGGCGAAGCCTACGAGCTGTCGCTGGCCGACCGCTGGATCATCTCGCAGCTGCAACGCACTGAAGCCGAAGTGACCCGCCAGCTGGAGCAGTTCCGCTTCGACCTGGCCAGCCAGGCCCTGTACGAGTTCATCTGGAACCAGTACTGCGACTGGTACCTGGAGCTGTCCAAGCCTGTGCTGTGGGACGAAAACGCCCCGGTCGAGCGTGCTCGCGGCACCCGTCGCACCTTGGTGCGCGTGCTGGAAGTGGCGCTGCGCCTGGCTCACCCGTTCATGCCGTTCATCACCGAAGAAATCTGGCAGCGCATCGCACCGCTGGCAGGCATCGAAGGCAAGACCATCATGTTGCAACCTTGGCCAGTGGCCAATGAAGCGCGCATCGATGCAGGCGCCGAGGGTGATATCGAGTGGCTCAAGGAGCTGATGGTCGGCCTGCGCAACATCCGCGCCGAAATGAACATCGGCCCGGGCAAGCCACTGCCGCTGTTCCTGAAGAATGCCAACGCCGACGACCAGCGTCGCCTGCAGGAAAACGAAGCCCTGCTGAAGAAACTGGCCAAGGTTGAATCGTTCACCGTGCTGGGTGAAGCGGATGAAGCGCCGCTGTCGGCGACCGCACTGGTTGGCGACCTGCAGGTGCTGGTACCGATGGCCGGCCTGATCGACAAAGATGCCGAGCTGGCGCGCCTGAACAAGGAAATTCAGCGCCTGCAAGGCGAAGTGGCACGTGTGGGCGGCAAGCTGTCCAACGCCGCGTTTGTCGATAAGGCACCGCCTGCGGTGATCGAGAAGGAGCGCGCCAAGCTGGCGGAGTCCGAGCAGGCGTTGGCGAACTTCACCGAGCAGCATGCGCGGATTGCGGCGCTGTAA
- a CDS encoding DNA polymerase III subunit chi, producing the protein MSKVDFYILPTDSLSARLDFACKLCEKAWRLGHKVYLHCQDAEQRSELDQRLWRFKGEAFVPHDLAETHADATVALGLADTAGEHRDLLINLGADVPGFVGQFERVAEIVVEDPTIRQSARERFRFYREQGYALQDHRLQRL; encoded by the coding sequence ATGAGCAAAGTCGACTTCTACATCCTGCCCACCGATTCCTTGTCGGCGCGGCTGGACTTCGCCTGCAAGCTGTGTGAAAAGGCCTGGCGCCTCGGCCACAAGGTTTACTTGCATTGCCAGGACGCCGAGCAGCGCAGCGAGCTGGACCAACGCCTGTGGCGCTTCAAGGGCGAAGCGTTCGTACCTCACGATCTGGCCGAAACCCATGCCGACGCAACCGTCGCCCTGGGCCTTGCAGACACGGCCGGGGAGCACCGCGACCTGCTGATCAACCTGGGCGCCGATGTGCCGGGGTTTGTCGGCCAGTTCGAGCGGGTGGCCGAAATCGTGGTGGAAGATCCGACCATTCGCCAATCGGCCCGCGAGCGATTCCGTTTCTACCGTGAACAGGGCTATGCTCTGCAAGACCACCGCTTACAGCGACTTTGA
- a CDS encoding GIY-YIG nuclease family protein produces MKRANVVSEQLPEQATKPWYVYLVRTANGSLYCGISDDPHRRFVAHQKGQGARYFKTSPAQALVYIEQWPDKGEALRQERLVKKLRKSAKEALVASYAAG; encoded by the coding sequence ATGAAAAGAGCGAACGTCGTGAGTGAACAATTGCCGGAACAGGCAACGAAACCTTGGTATGTCTACCTGGTGCGTACTGCCAACGGTTCGCTGTACTGCGGCATCAGCGACGACCCGCACAGGCGTTTTGTCGCGCATCAGAAAGGGCAGGGTGCGCGTTATTTCAAGACAAGCCCCGCGCAGGCGCTGGTCTATATCGAGCAATGGCCAGACAAAGGCGAAGCATTGCGCCAGGAACGCTTGGTCAAGAAACTGCGTAAGTCAGCCAAGGAGGCGCTGGTAGCCTCCTATGCTGCCGGTTGA
- a CDS encoding nuclear transport factor 2 family protein, with protein sequence MTDANRDLITRFYQAFQRLDAEAMVACYSDDVVFSDPVFGTLRGRDAGDMWRMLTTRAKDFSLTFDQVRADHHSGCAHWVATYLFSQTGRTVVNDIQARFVIRDGLICQHDDSFDLWRWSRQALGMPGVVLGWSPLLQNKVRQQAYKGLRAFQNSQGCATA encoded by the coding sequence ATGACTGATGCCAACCGTGACCTGATCACCCGTTTCTACCAAGCCTTCCAGCGCCTCGACGCTGAAGCCATGGTGGCGTGCTACAGCGACGATGTGGTTTTCAGTGACCCGGTGTTCGGCACACTGCGTGGCCGCGATGCGGGTGATATGTGGCGTATGCTCACTACCCGCGCCAAGGACTTTTCGCTCACATTCGACCAGGTACGTGCGGATCACCACAGCGGGTGCGCCCATTGGGTAGCGACGTACCTGTTCAGCCAGACGGGCCGCACGGTGGTCAACGACATCCAGGCGCGTTTTGTCATTCGCGATGGCCTGATTTGCCAGCATGACGACAGTTTCGATCTGTGGCGCTGGTCACGCCAGGCATTGGGCATGCCTGGCGTAGTGCTGGGGTGGTCACCGCTGCTGCAGAACAAGGTACGTCAGCAAGCTTATAAAGGCCTGCGTGCCTTCCAGAACAGTCAGGGTTGCGCTACCGCCTGA
- the rlmF gene encoding 23S rRNA (adenine(1618)-N(6))-methyltransferase RlmF, with translation MTQKPTLHPRNRHQGRYDFPSLIKAHPDLARFTITNPHGKPSIDFANPEAVRVFNRALLKAQYGIQHWDIPADYLCPPIPGRADYIHVAADLLADDNAGAVPKGAQVNVLDIGVGANCIYPLIGHSDYRWRFLGSDIDPVALASAKAIVQANGLAKGIALRQQNERKHILSGLLQEGERFELTLCNPPFHASREEATRGSQRKWKNLGKQDPKRKLPVLNFGGQNNELWCEGGEIRFVTQLVGESVQYAAQVLWFTSLVSKASNLPGIEAALKKAGAKAVRIIEMGQGQKQSRMVAWSFHDAAARGTWLANSKPQA, from the coding sequence ATGACCCAGAAACCCACCCTGCACCCGCGCAACCGCCACCAGGGCCGCTACGACTTCCCCAGCCTGATCAAGGCCCACCCGGACCTGGCCCGCTTCACCATCACCAACCCCCACGGCAAACCCAGCATCGACTTCGCCAACCCCGAAGCCGTACGGGTGTTCAACCGTGCCCTGCTCAAGGCCCAGTACGGCATCCAGCATTGGGACATCCCGGCCGACTACCTGTGCCCGCCGATACCTGGCCGCGCCGACTACATCCATGTGGCCGCCGACCTGCTGGCAGACGACAACGCAGGTGCAGTGCCCAAAGGTGCCCAGGTCAACGTTCTGGACATCGGCGTAGGGGCCAACTGCATCTACCCCCTGATCGGCCACAGCGACTACCGTTGGCGCTTCCTGGGTTCGGATATCGACCCAGTGGCGCTGGCATCTGCCAAGGCCATCGTCCAGGCCAATGGCTTGGCCAAAGGTATCGCCTTACGCCAGCAAAACGAGCGCAAACATATCCTCAGCGGCTTGCTGCAGGAAGGCGAACGCTTCGAATTGACGCTCTGCAACCCGCCCTTCCATGCTTCGCGCGAAGAGGCCACCCGCGGCAGCCAGCGCAAGTGGAAGAACCTGGGCAAGCAGGACCCCAAGCGCAAACTGCCCGTGCTCAACTTTGGCGGGCAAAACAACGAGCTGTGGTGTGAAGGTGGCGAAATCCGCTTTGTTACCCAGTTGGTGGGCGAGAGCGTGCAATACGCGGCACAGGTATTGTGGTTCACCAGCCTGGTGTCCAAGGCCAGCAACCTGCCCGGCATTGAAGCCGCTTTGAAAAAGGCCGGCGCCAAGGCCGTACGCATCATTGAAATGGGCCAAGGGCAAAAACAGAGCCGCATGGTTGCCTGGAGCTTCCACGACGCCGCCGCGCGTGGAACGTGGCTTGCCAACAGCAAACCCCAGGCATGA
- the yejK gene encoding nucleoid-associated protein YejK gives MPIRHCIVHLIDKKPDGSPAVLHARDNELGASDAIENLLADLNDSYNAKQGKAWGFFHGESGAYPLSGWLKQYLDSEKDFTAFSRVAVEHLQKLMEESNLSTGGHILFAHYQQGMTEYLVIALLHHSEGVAVNAELDVTPSRHLDLGQLHLAARINLSEWKNNQNSKQYISFIKGKNGKKVSDYFRDFIGCQEGVDGPGETRTLLKAFSDFVESEDLPEEAAREKTQTLVEYATTQTKLGEPVTLEELSSLIDEDRPKAFYDHIRNKDYGLSPEIPADKRTLNQFRRFTGRAEGLSISFEAHLLGDKVEYDEVAGTLIIKGLPTQLVDQLKRRKD, from the coding sequence ATGCCAATCCGTCATTGCATCGTTCACCTGATCGACAAAAAGCCCGATGGCAGCCCCGCCGTGCTGCATGCCCGTGATAACGAGCTTGGTGCCTCGGACGCCATCGAAAACCTGCTGGCCGACCTCAACGACAGCTACAACGCCAAGCAAGGCAAAGCCTGGGGCTTTTTCCACGGTGAGTCCGGTGCCTACCCGCTCAGCGGCTGGCTGAAACAGTATCTGGACAGTGAGAAGGACTTCACCGCCTTCAGCCGGGTAGCAGTCGAGCACCTGCAAAAGCTGATGGAAGAGTCCAACCTTTCCACCGGTGGCCACATCCTGTTTGCCCACTATCAGCAAGGCATGACCGAGTACCTGGTCATCGCCCTGCTGCACCACAGCGAAGGCGTGGCGGTGAACGCCGAGCTGGATGTAACACCCTCCCGGCACCTGGACCTGGGGCAACTGCACCTTGCAGCACGTATCAACCTGTCGGAGTGGAAGAACAACCAGAACTCCAAACAGTACATCTCGTTCATCAAGGGCAAGAACGGCAAGAAGGTGTCTGACTACTTCCGTGACTTCATCGGCTGCCAGGAAGGCGTCGACGGCCCGGGGGAAACCCGCACCCTGCTAAAGGCGTTCAGCGATTTCGTCGAAAGTGAAGACCTTCCGGAAGAAGCCGCTCGCGAAAAGACTCAGACTCTGGTCGAGTACGCCACTACCCAGACCAAACTGGGTGAGCCGGTAACGCTGGAAGAGCTTTCCAGCCTGATCGATGAAGACCGCCCTAAAGCGTTCTACGATCACATCCGTAACAAGGACTACGGCCTATCGCCGGAAATCCCTGCGGACAAACGCACGCTCAACCAGTTCCGCCGCTTCACCGGCCGCGCAGAAGGCCTGTCGATCAGCTTCGAAGCCCATTTGCTGGGCGACAAGGTGGAATACGACGAAGTGGCTGGTACGCTGATCATCAAAGGCTTGCCAACCCAGCTTGTGGATCAGCTCAAGCGCCGCAAGGACTGA